GAATGAAGGATGTCCTGGGACCTGAGACAAACGGGGGGGCAGGACAGGCTTTagggtgtgggagtgtgtgtgtgtgtgagtgtgagtgcgagagagtgactgtgtgtgagcgagtgagtgactgtgtgtgagcgagagagtgactgtgtgtgagcgagagagtgactgtgtgtgagcgacagagtgactgtgtgtgagcgacagagtgactgtgtgagtgtgcatttgagtgagattgtgtgtatgagtgagtgagcaagagagagagaaagtgtaagtatgtgagtgtgtgtgtgtgtgtgagtgagtgagtgagtgagtgagtgagtgagtgagtgagtgagtgagtgagtgagtgagtgagtgagtgagtgagtgagtgagtgagtgagtgagtgagtgagtgagtgagtgagtgagtgagtgagtgagtgagtgtgtgtgagtaacttACCGGTCTTGTAGTCGGCTCCTCAGctcgctctccctcactccttgTGCATGTAAATTCTCCATCAGCTCCTCAAAGTCCCGCGGGGtgtcacacacaaacctatTCATTCACAACAAGTGCGACAATCACCATCAGAACGCCTTGGAGAATCATTACAAGTCCTTACAAGCGTTTGCCATTCAGAACACCTCACGCTTCTTTctgacttgacacacacacacacaggtcttacCAGAGGTTCTGACCCAGCTTGGGGACGGTGGTCTCAATGACTGCCTCAGGGGCAGCTGGCGCCACCTGCTGGACACCCTCGGTAGAGGCGCTCTcgcttccctcctcctctttctcgcCATTGGCTGtgtgaaagaaacaaaatgaaacagTCAGCAATAGGAAGAGAGTGGTAGCtgagtgaaagtgtgaaaaAGAAGAAATCCACCCTTCGCCATCTGGTTTCAATCTGGCGAACAATATGGCTCACAAAACAAGTTAGCGATATCGGTGAAAGATTGTTGACATTTAAACGCCACCTgtttcactaaaaaaaaaagtgttaagCGAGTACATGCATACTCGGTGTCCCACACAGCCCTGGCTCTGTAACCTGAAAACAGCATTttttcagtgcacacacagagtggactGCTTGAGCACCGtgaggatatacagtatgctgacTGCAGAAAAACGATGTCCTTTACAAATCGCTTAGTATTCCTTTAAGTGCTACAAGGACAAGACAGCTCCATGGTGACACAACCGATGGAAGCCTATCAGATGGATCAGGGCTCAGCCAATGAGATTCCGTATTCATCATACCACCCAAGATCTGAGTCACGCATCTCTCTAAGGTCTAGGGCTGAAGTAAAAACAGAGTTGTATGGCAGGAGGTCAAAGGTGAGACTCACCCTCAGCATCctgctcttcatcctcctcctcttcctctggagCAGGCTGCTCCACTGGGGGCAGGGTGTAGTTGTACTCGATGCTCTCGTGCACCCAGCCCTTCTCCACGTATAGGCCCGGCACTACATCCGAAAACAGCCAGTacctgcagtgcacacacacacacaaacgtcacTTTAGGAAGTAATGATTCACGTAGGCACACGCTTGCTTACTCAGTGTGTCGCTCAATAAACAGATGGCAGTGCAAGTTTATGTCATACAAATGGAAACATACAAAGTTCATTCTGTGctatagtacacacacatacgatcATACACAACACCTTGACACAGTCACATCCAGTGTAACCCCACACCCGCTTCATAAATAAGTAAACACACCACTCACTCAGAGCTTTACCATTTACCAACTGAATGAATGAGCTACATTCTATCCATTGTAACCCGTCTCGGGTATCAGCCCGTCGTGCTGAAGTGGTGCTTGATCCTTGTGCGTGTGACGCAATGtgaatccctgtgtgtgtgtgtgtgtgtgtgtgtgtgtgtgcctatgttagtTGTTTGCTAGTAACATGTGAGCTGGCTGTTGAAAGTGTATGAACTGCACAAAAGTATGTTTGAAAAgtatatgtagtgtgtgtgtgtgtgtgtgtgtgtgtctcctcaccgGCTGTGGTTGCGGTCAGTGCCCAGTGGTACTCTCCTCAGGACGAGTTTGGCTTTAGCGATGCCGTCGTGGAAGGCCCTCTCTGCTGACGCCCGCTGCTTCCTGATtcgctcctcctccatctcccgctCCATGCGTTCtacagcgtgcacacacacacacacacacatttacagttatatatacatatacatacatgtatacatacatatacgtttcatatacagtactgcgCAAATGTTTTAATCACAGGCAAAACAATATTGCGAAGTGAAAGTACATTTAAAGTTAAATGAATAGTTTCTGGTTATCAGTCAACAGCATACAAAGTCCATATATATGAATGTTTGGAAATCtaaattcactcacacactaataAAGAAGCAAATACTTGTGAGTATGTCTATTCTACAGATTATAAACTGAATATTCTTCTTAGCCCCCTCATGTGTCTTCTCCATCAGAGACGGACAtcccggttccagaaagtaaaagtcctgccgtatattctttctacctgtgcacttaacacggGTGACATCAATAGTTATCttatctacctggctgctaattaagACGAGCTGGTTttctaaatggttggatcacatacttggcaggacttttacttcctgaacccgggatgtccgcctctgttcTCCACGACACGACCCGACTCGACTCGATTGGCTCACCTTTGTTGAGCCGGTCCTGCTCCTCCTTGTCCTTCTTGGCCTGGATGGACATGAGCCTCCGGCTCTTCACCGTGCTGATCATGTCCACGACCTCCGGCTCCGCGGGGGGCTCCGCCTTGACCTCCACCTTGACCTTCCCGCCCTCCTTCTTGGTCACGGCCTCCTTTTTGGCCCCGCTCTCCCTCTTCTTGTTCTCCGCCGGCTTCTCCTTCACCTGAGGCGagtctcctcctactcctcctactcctccctccatcttcacACAGCCGGCCGCGCCAGGCACTGCcgcctgaccctgaccctggcCTTGACCTTTAGCCTCCAACTCCTCCTTGCGGCGCTGCTTCTCGGCGCGCTTGCGGTCGTTGACCTCCTTGAGCGTGGCCAGGCGCTCCTTCCAGAGCTCGGCCGAGCGCTGGTGCATGGCGTCCACGTGGTCCACCACCGAGTAGGTCATGAGGATGCGGTGGCACAGCGCCACCAGCAGGCGGAGCTTGTCGGGCGGCGGCAGCTCGAAGACCTCGCGCGTATCCAGCTGCTCCAGGAGGTCGGCCGTCACCACCTCGTCGTAGCCGCCCAGGCCcgagcctcctcctccgcctcctccaccgCCGCCTCCGTCGTTGTTCTCGTCGGAGCCGCGCGCGCTCTCCTGGTCCTGGTCGCTGGGCCGCAGGCAGAGGCGCACCAGCTCGGACGCCGAGTGCATGGTGAGCGGGATCTCGGAGAGCGGCATGTCCAGCTCGCTGTAGCCCTCGGCCAGCTCGTCCTGCAGCAGCGtctgcagcagcaccaccagcacgcGGCTCAGGTACAGGAAGCCGGCGCGCTCGCCGCCGAGCGCCTCCAGCAGCGCCGCCGCCGTCACCGGGTACTGCTCGTCGGGCATCAGCAGCCCGGCGTAGCAGCTCAGGAAGTCGGCCACCATGGCCACGTCGCCGAACAGCTCGTTGGGCAGCCCCTCGGGCGTCTCCACGGGCCGGAACGCCGGCAGCGCCTTGCCGCCGAGCTCCTGGTCCTCGAAGCGCCGCTGCTGCTCGCGGCGCGCCAGCATCTCCTTCTCGCGGCGCTCCTTGGCGCGCTCGCGCATCTTCTCCTTGAGCTCCtcgcgccgccgccgcagctCGGCCTGCCGCTCCTCGTCGCTCATGGCCGCCCAGCGCCGCTTCTGCTCCATCAGCTCCCAGCGCTTCTGCACCTGCGTCCGCAGCTCCTCGGGCTGCAGCCGCCCGCGCTCCTCGGCCGACAGCACCTTGGCCGCCTTGGACACCAGCGACGAGATGGCGTTCTTGCGGTCCTCGCGCTCCTTGTTCTGGTTGTAGTAGCGCACCAGGTGCAGCGCCACCGGCGGCAGCGGCTTGCCGAGCTTGGCCGTGGCGCCGCCGACCGAGCTGCGGGCGCGTTTCTTGGGGCTGCCGGCGGCTTTGGACGCCTGGCTCttggccagctgcagcagcgtcATCTGCTTCATCTTGGGCTTCTTGCCGCCGGCCGACTTGTCGTCCTTCTTGGAGGCCTTCGCGCCGCTCTTGCGGCTCTTCTTGCCGTCGGCCGATTTCTTCTCGCCGGCTTTCTTGGCGGATTTGGGTGTAGCCAGGACGCCGCCGTCGGCTTTGGGCGTCCCTGAATTCTTCATCTTTAGTGGAGACCCATTCACCTTCTTCTGTAGAGAGGCAACAAAGAGGAAAGATAATTTAACCCTTACACTGTAAACGAAACACTGAAATACGAAACGCTCATTCATACAACCTGTACCATATTACACACAAAAGGTCCAAAAACAACAATAGCCTTGTGAGCTGTGACCTCTGCCCTTTGAACCCAGACGAGACACACCTGCATGTGACCCCAAATTGTAGGACTGAGCGGCATGGGGAGAGagtccttctttttcttcttcttcttcttctctcccttctcattGGTCCCGTCGCCCTCGGCCCCTGGCTCCGAGGTCTTGAGCTTCTTGCTGGGTTTGCCCTCTGGAGAGCTCAGACTCTTGCGTTTAGTCGAGGGGTTCTCCGCCAGAAACtagaaatacacaaacacacactcattcaattTAGCAAGTTTAATCAGATAAACAGATTAGGAGCATAGTTTATCAAATGCAAAATGATCATCCATAAAAGGTTAAGGCTGCTGTGATTAGTGATATCCCAGGACAACCCTCTTTTGTGCACTCACAGAATATAATAAATAGTTCGATCGGACCTTAATGTTGTATAAACTATCTGCCCATTAgggtgttaagtgcacaggtagaaagaatatatggcaggacttttactttctgggaCCGGGATGTCAGCCTCTGCAATCAGATATTAATAGAGTTTGACCGGACCCAAATGTTGTATAAAGACTGATAATCCATCTGCCCTTTACgcctttacacacactctctctctggtacTGCACCTTGTGTGGGTCGAGCAGGAAGTCGCTGAACTTGCTGGGCAGGTTGAACTTCTTCACCAGTTCATCCTCCACCACCCAGGGGGCGCTGTCTCCCGTGCCCAGGCGCAGGGAGTTGTGCCGGATGTAGTAGCGCATGATCTCCTTGTTGGGCGGACGCTCGGAGCGGAAGAGGCTGTCCACAGGAACGTCACTGATGATCTACAGGCAAACATGACACTGGTGTAAAAAATCATGACATGCCCAAAGACAAAACCATGAGTCCTAAGTAAAGAGTATTGTGTGTGATTTGTTCTACTTGAGCTACCACAACAAACAAAGAGAAAGTCTCACCTTGTCCTCGTTGACCAGTTTGATGTCATACTTGTGTGGCAGGAACTTGGGCATCACccacttcttcctctcctctttcatacTGGTGGGCAGTTTCCTTGGCGACCGCCTTGCGCGATCACCTGTGGCAACACCGAATGGAGCGTTCACTTAATAACAATCAATTTCAATTCATCCAataatacacataaacacaccacttCTGACCATCCATGTTCTACAGAGGAATTATTGGTTAAATGGTCAGGACTCTACCATCGTGTTTTAATGTATTTTAGCTTTTTCCACTGTCTAAGCAAAATAtaatcataacacactgcttcCTATTGTTCCGACACTGAATCAACAATGAAGGGCATAACACTGGGGAGGGTAAGAGTGAGCTCACGTGGTCGCATTCGCAATGGCAACATCCAAGGGAATAGCCAAATTCTGTCAAAGCAAACTGCGGTTGTTTGTGCCAACTAACTAATTGACTTACTAACACACTCTCCGTCTGACTccctctctcaaaacacacacaaagacagtatgtgtttgtgtgtgtgtgtgtactaaacTCACAGAGGCTTTCTCTTCGGccgccctcctcttccttggcCAGCTCCTTCTTCTGGTTCTCCTGGCTGGCGTTCTCCTTGTCGCTGGAGGGCGAGTCGCAGGCCCCCTCTAGCTTCTTCTCGCCGGCCTCCTCCGGCGGCGTGTCCAGCGGGTGGACCTTCACCACGTTCACCCGGAAGCTCTTGTCCTTGCccacctgcagggggcgccattacaccagagacagagaggaggagagaatggggagagggaggagaagaggagagaatgagggaagaggatggggagagatgaaaagagggagggagaaggggagagggaacgGGAGGGTTCCAGATGGgacagagaagggaagagaaaaggagcATGGAGGAAAGATGGATATTGTTGAGTGCAGCTGTGAGATCACAGGCGGTGAATAGCTACAACCTACTGCTGGGTTTCACTTTAGACAACATGATTATTTGAGCCAGCATACAGAATCTACTGAAAACTATTCACAGGTATCCAGGGACGTTCACAGAGATAGAGGCATTTGGAATGTCTGACAGCTTGTCCGAACTGCACGCCAGTGTCTGATGAAGCCCAGGTGAACGCTCTCTGCCCACACTGAATCCGTTGAAAATGCCGTTCTACTGAATCATTTTTCCTGTTCACTATGGCAGAGGAACACTAGTTCATGTCACGTGCAGTTAGGACAGGTCGTTACAGGCGTCACACAATAGCTAAAGTCAAGTCCCTTGGTG
The Sardina pilchardus chromosome 13, fSarPil1.1, whole genome shotgun sequence genome window above contains:
- the baz1b gene encoding tyrosine-protein kinase BAZ1B translates to MAPLLGRKPYPLVKPLAEPPGPGENVYIIEHTKEAFRNKEEYEARLQKYGERIWTCKSTGSNQLTHKEAWEEEQEVTELLQEEYQTWFEKPVLEIVHHNTVSLDKLVDLVWVEILTKYAVGEECDFLVGKDKSFRVNVVKVHPLDTPPEEAGEKKLEGACDSPSSDKENASQENQKKELAKEEEGGRRESLCDRARRSPRKLPTSMKEERKKWVMPKFLPHKYDIKLVNEDKIISDVPVDSLFRSERPPNKEIMRYYIRHNSLRLGTGDSAPWVVEDELVKKFNLPSKFSDFLLDPHKFLAENPSTKRKSLSSPEGKPSKKLKTSEPGAEGDGTNEKGEKKKKKKKKDSLPMPLSPTIWGHMQKKVNGSPLKMKNSGTPKADGGVLATPKSAKKAGEKKSADGKKSRKSGAKASKKDDKSAGGKKPKMKQMTLLQLAKSQASKAAGSPKKRARSSVGGATAKLGKPLPPVALHLVRYYNQNKEREDRKNAISSLVSKAAKVLSAEERGRLQPEELRTQVQKRWELMEQKRRWAAMSDEERQAELRRRREELKEKMRERAKERREKEMLARREQQRRFEDQELGGKALPAFRPVETPEGLPNELFGDVAMVADFLSCYAGLLMPDEQYPVTAAALLEALGGERAGFLYLSRVLVVLLQTLLQDELAEGYSELDMPLSEIPLTMHSASELVRLCLRPSDQDQESARGSDENNDGGGGGGGGGGGSGLGGYDEVVTADLLEQLDTREVFELPPPDKLRLLVALCHRILMTYSVVDHVDAMHQRSAELWKERLATLKEVNDRKRAEKQRRKEELEAKGQGQGQGQAAVPGAAGCVKMEGGVGGVGGDSPQVKEKPAENKKRESGAKKEAVTKKEGGKVKVEVKAEPPAEPEVVDMISTVKSRRLMSIQAKKDKEEQDRLNKERMEREMEEERIRKQRASAERAFHDGIAKAKLVLRRVPLGTDRNHSRYWLFSDVVPGLYVEKGWVHESIEYNYTLPPVEQPAPEEEEEDEEQDAEANGEKEEEGSESASTEGVQQVAPAAPEAVIETTVPKLGQNLWFVCDTPRDFEELMENLHAQGVRESELRSRLQDRSQDILHSIHLTRKGNPGLKTCDGHQELLKYMRSDVLEVASRLQKGGLGYMDDTSSFEEKVRSLENLKDFGECVITLQESVIQKFLQGFMAPKQKRKRKQGGEEQSAKAEEVDEEKKIAEEARVATAVEKWKVAIREAQTFSRMHVLLGMLDACIKWDMSAENARCKVCRKKEDDKLILCDECNKAFHLFCLRPALYRIPAGEWRCPACQPAVARRCSRGRNYNEDSEEDEDSEEEEEEDSDEDDEEEEDNDYKAMGHSLRPRKKVKQSSSRSKSQSKSSSKKQTTPSNKSSSSKSKGTSSPADIDELVRQSSRSGGPRRVVVELEKCEEILQKLVKFRYSWPFREPVSPDEAEDYLDVISQPMDFSSMQDKLSAGRYRTTQDFLEDMKLVFSNSEEYNQPGSAVLNCTVRTEQSFTELLQKHLPGLSYLRRRTRKRLSQAEAEEEEEDEEEEEEEKKGRDKRGLQNGRGSSSASNGRRGRSRKREEEASESEEDEEDDEDGRRKSRRGAGRKDYRERAEEEDDDAEGGSGGGRSRTRARRGDDEDGQRHSKRQKRSS